ACTGGCTACCGGCGGACTCATCACTTCTTACTGGGGCTGGCAGTGGGTTTTCTTTATCAATGTGCCGGTAATTATGCTGGCAGTGTTTTTTGCCTGGAAATTTATTCCGGCAGACAAAAAAGAAAAGCAGCAACATAAGGAAGACCTTTCCGGTGGACTGATACTCACAGTGCTGATGCTGGCGGCTGCCTGGATCATTCATTCCCTTGGCAGCATAACAACGGCACCTGTTCAGTTTGCGGCAACAGTTGCCGGCTTTTTGTTACTGGGCTTTTATTTTGTCCGTAAAGAGCAATCACATACATCGCCATTAATAGATTTTAAACTACTTCGTTTGCCCGGCGCCGTTACTGGAAATCTGGGGGCATTGCTTACTGGCGCTGCTTTTGGAAGCTACCTGTTTTTGCTGACACTCTATCTGCAACAACATTTATTATTAAATCCTGCACAGGCAGGAATGTTACTGCTGCCTTTCAGTATTATGTCCGGTTTGTTCAGCAAGTTCCTACTACCGCTACTGTTCAGGCGTATTGGCGTAATCAGTGTAGGCGTGATCGGTAACATTTTTATGGTGTCCGGGTTTATACTTTTTATTATCAGCTATCTTGGAGTGCTGCCTTTGCCAGTCATTGTTGCGGCCATTTTTTGCACCAATACGGTGGGTATATCGATGATTTTCCCGAGTATGACCATACTGGGCGTGGAGTCGGCGCCGCCATCGCAGCAGGGGCTTGCCTCCGGCATTAACGGAACCGCCAATTCATTTGGCGGCGGATTGGGCCTTTCTCTGACGGGCCTGGTTATGCAACAGGCGGTGGTAATGCAGTATGATATGCATATTGCGGCGCTGTCGGTGCTGATAGGAATAGAAATAATAGCGATTATACAGATCAGCCGGTATCAACGTAAAACAAAGCGTCAGTTATCGTTATAAACTTAGTACTTCGTAAAGCGTTTCTGCGTTACCTTTGCACTTTCTGAACTACTAAGATTATGAGTCAATTTCCGCATATACATCTACCATTAAATGCAAAAATCACGTTTACCGCTAATCCTGTAAACGTCCTTCCATTGCCTGATGGCGAGTTTCTGCTGAACTTTGCCAGTCAGCCCCTGATAACGCATCTGGACAGTAAACTGCAAATCATTTCGGAACGGTTATTACCTATTCAGTCTGCAAAATATGTGAGCACTAAAATGTCTGCCTCCAGTGATGGTAAACGTATTGCCATCGCGGGTATGAATGATATCCGTATCATAGACAACGACCTGAATGTATTGCATACGATAGAACATGAACCATGGGGTTATTTCCTTGGTTCTGCTGTTTATTTTGGTGCAGATAATAAAACCATCATGTATGTAATACCGGTGGGAGATGATGAGCAGGATGAACTGCAGATCATTGATGCACATACTTT
This window of the Chitinophaga sp. Cy-1792 genome carries:
- a CDS encoding MFS transporter; the protein is MQQRIILTIACLAVFFETLDASVLNMAIPSMEGYFRFSADAIQWVQTVYILFYGGFVLLGGRLADIKGRRNIYMVGAGLFGLASFACGCAQTFSWLLAFRALQGIGVAFAIPAAIAIIINTFPEPAARNRAMGIFGAMAGTGFAAGLATGGLITSYWGWQWVFFINVPVIMLAVFFAWKFIPADKKEKQQHKEDLSGGLILTVLMLAAAWIIHSLGSITTAPVQFAATVAGFLLLGFYFVRKEQSHTSPLIDFKLLRLPGAVTGNLGALLTGAAFGSYLFLLTLYLQQHLLLNPAQAGMLLLPFSIMSGLFSKFLLPLLFRRIGVISVGVIGNIFMVSGFILFIISYLGVLPLPVIVAAIFCTNTVGISMIFPSMTILGVESAPPSQQGLASGINGTANSFGGGLGLSLTGLVMQQAVVMQYDMHIAALSVLIGIEIIAIIQISRYQRKTKRQLSL